From Virgibacillus natechei, the proteins below share one genomic window:
- the parC gene encoding DNA topoisomerase IV subunit A gives MVQPEKYLDLPLEEVIGDRFGRYSKYIIQDRALPDARDGLKPVQRRILYAMHEEKNTHDNHFRKSAKTVGTVIGNYHPHGDSSVYEAMVRMSQDWKIRNSLIEMHGNNGSIDGDPPAAMRYTEARLATVASELLRDIDKETVDFFPNFDETTEEPVVLPAKFPNLLVNGSTGISSGYATDIPPHNLDEVIDGVIMKMDNPSVTVDELMTVIKGPDFPTGGIIQGVAGIKKAYETGRGKVINRSSARVEDVRGNRQQIVINEVPYEVNKANMVKKIDELRIDRKVEGIAEVRDETDRTGLQIVIELKKDANSEGVLNYLYKNTDLQVTYNFNLVAIQDKKPKLLSLPQILDAYIVHQKDVVTRQTKFDLSKAKKRSHIVEGLMKAISILDELIVTIRESRDKQDAKKRIITKYDFTEEQAEAIVMLQLYRLTNTDITSLEKESEELKKQIAELETILASEKKLHQTIKKELKQIKKTFSDARRTKIEDKIEELTFNIEVTVASEDVLVSTTKDGYIKRTSLRSYSASNGEDMAIKDEDYLIKLVELNTTDKILLFTNKGKYMLLPVHELPDIRWKDIGQHISNIVSTGKDERIIQAIPIREFKENNNLIFFTKNGMIKRSELKLYDAQRYSKSLIALNLKTDDEVVNVYQTNGNSDVFLASNRGFGLWYHESEVSIVGQRAAGVKAIQLKEDEYVVNGQVFDDLAQPSLVVLTQRGACKRMKMKEFEKATRAKRGTIMLRELKNKPHRIKGFFVINDNDTLYFQTNNGKTHRIFPLELSFSERSSNGSFIIDTDSHGDVSEVWKDVSYEKPFDDDFE, from the coding sequence TTGGTACAGCCTGAAAAATATTTAGACCTGCCGCTAGAAGAAGTAATAGGTGATAGGTTTGGAAGGTATAGTAAGTATATTATTCAAGATCGAGCATTACCGGATGCCAGAGATGGATTAAAGCCGGTTCAACGCCGGATTTTATATGCGATGCATGAAGAAAAAAATACACACGATAACCACTTTAGAAAATCTGCTAAAACGGTTGGTACAGTTATTGGTAATTATCATCCCCATGGTGATTCGTCTGTATATGAAGCAATGGTTCGCATGAGTCAGGATTGGAAAATACGAAATTCACTCATTGAAATGCACGGAAATAACGGTAGTATTGATGGTGATCCGCCGGCGGCTATGCGTTATACAGAAGCGCGACTTGCGACCGTTGCTTCTGAACTATTAAGAGATATTGATAAAGAAACAGTTGATTTTTTTCCTAACTTTGATGAAACTACAGAAGAACCTGTTGTATTACCTGCTAAATTTCCTAATCTGCTGGTAAATGGATCAACCGGAATATCTTCAGGATATGCAACAGATATTCCACCACATAACCTGGATGAAGTAATCGACGGTGTTATTATGAAAATGGATAACCCGTCGGTAACGGTTGATGAATTGATGACCGTTATCAAGGGGCCGGATTTTCCTACGGGCGGAATAATTCAAGGTGTGGCTGGAATTAAAAAGGCTTATGAAACCGGGAGAGGTAAAGTGATTAACCGGAGCAGTGCAAGAGTTGAAGATGTACGGGGTAATCGCCAGCAAATCGTAATCAACGAAGTTCCGTATGAAGTGAATAAAGCAAATATGGTTAAGAAAATTGATGAACTACGAATTGATCGTAAAGTAGAAGGGATTGCTGAAGTTCGAGATGAAACTGATCGAACAGGGTTACAAATTGTTATAGAACTGAAAAAAGATGCAAATAGTGAAGGTGTTTTAAATTATTTATATAAAAACACTGATTTGCAGGTGACGTACAATTTCAATTTGGTAGCCATACAGGATAAAAAGCCAAAATTATTATCATTACCACAAATCCTTGATGCGTATATTGTACATCAGAAGGACGTTGTTACGAGACAGACAAAATTTGATTTGTCAAAAGCAAAAAAACGTTCCCACATTGTTGAAGGACTAATGAAGGCAATTTCCATATTGGATGAGCTAATTGTTACAATCCGTGAATCCAGGGATAAACAGGATGCAAAGAAACGAATTATAACGAAATATGATTTTACTGAAGAACAAGCAGAAGCTATCGTTATGCTGCAGCTATACCGATTAACCAATACAGATATTACATCGCTTGAAAAAGAATCGGAGGAATTAAAGAAGCAAATAGCCGAATTAGAAACAATTTTGGCGAGTGAAAAGAAACTTCATCAAACCATCAAAAAGGAATTAAAGCAAATTAAGAAGACGTTTTCTGATGCTAGAAGAACTAAAATAGAAGATAAAATAGAGGAATTAACGTTTAACATTGAAGTAACAGTGGCAAGTGAAGACGTACTTGTTTCCACTACAAAAGATGGCTATATAAAACGAACAAGTCTACGTTCCTATTCAGCATCAAATGGCGAAGATATGGCAATTAAAGATGAGGATTATTTAATAAAATTAGTCGAATTAAATACCACCGATAAGATACTGCTTTTCACAAATAAAGGTAAGTATATGCTCCTCCCAGTACATGAATTGCCAGATATACGCTGGAAGGATATTGGACAACATATTTCTAATATTGTATCTACCGGTAAGGATGAACGGATCATTCAGGCTATCCCGATTCGAGAGTTTAAAGAAAATAATAATCTGATTTTCTTTACTAAAAATGGCATGATAAAAAGAAGCGAACTAAAGCTTTATGATGCACAAAGATATTCTAAATCCTTAATTGCCTTAAACCTTAAAACAGATGATGAAGTGGTTAATGTATACCAAACTAATGGTAATTCTGATGTTTTTCTTGCTTCCAATAGAGGGTTTGGACTCTGGTATCATGAATCAGAAGTATCAATTGTCGGACAACGAGCTGCAGGTGTAAAGGCGATTCAATTAAAAGAAGATGAATATGTTGTGAATGGTCAGGTGTTTGATGATCTGGCTCAACCATCACTTGTTGTTTTAACACAACGTGGAGCATGTAAACGAATGAAAATGAAGGAATTTGAAAAAGCAACTAGAGCAAAACGAGGTACCATCATGTTACGAGAATTAAAGAATAAGCCGCACCGAATAAAAGGTTTTTTTGTTATTAATGATAACGATACATTGTATTTTCAAACAAATAATGGAAAAACACACCGGATATTCCCATTAGAGCTATCCTTTAGTGAACGATCTAGTAATGGATCCTTTATTATTGATACGGATAGTCACGGGGATGTGAGTGAAGTTTGGAAAGATGTAAGTTACGAAAAACCGTTTGATGACGATTTTGAATAA
- a CDS encoding TetR/AcrR family transcriptional regulator, with translation MTDLRQKIIQSSLLLFEKYGFHGVTVNEIVKNVGTSKGGFYHHFTTKDELLFVIHDTFITYVLKKAIIATKTYQSPTKKLQAIIKDFVKVFDLYKPHISVFYQESIYLKPKYERLVKKKRDQFKEIIKQAVYEGKESGEFREDIPVEITTMAILGMVNWTYKWYQQSGAKSIDEIGDIYVDLILHAVLKNETVASTAYDELLIEKPFFTL, from the coding sequence ATAACGGATTTACGTCAAAAGATTATCCAATCGTCATTGCTTCTATTTGAAAAATATGGATTTCATGGTGTAACCGTAAATGAAATTGTGAAAAATGTTGGTACGTCTAAAGGTGGATTTTACCATCACTTTACAACCAAAGATGAATTATTATTCGTCATTCATGATACGTTTATTACTTATGTACTGAAGAAAGCAATAATCGCTACTAAAACATATCAGTCACCGACTAAAAAGCTGCAAGCGATCATTAAAGATTTTGTAAAAGTTTTTGATCTTTATAAACCTCACATATCTGTGTTTTATCAAGAGAGCATCTATTTAAAACCAAAATATGAACGTTTAGTAAAAAAGAAGCGGGATCAATTTAAAGAAATTATAAAACAAGCAGTTTATGAAGGGAAGGAAAGTGGGGAGTTTCGCGAGGATATTCCAGTCGAGATAACAACAATGGCAATTTTAGGTATGGTTAACTGGACATATAAGTGGTATCAACAATCTGGAGCTAAATCAATTGATGAAATCGGCGATATATATGTTGATTTAATTTTACATGCTGTTTTAAAAAACGAAACGGTGGCCAGTACAGCATATGATGAACTATTAATAGAAAAACCCTTTTTTACACTATAG